The Punica granatum isolate Tunisia-2019 chromosome 4, ASM765513v2, whole genome shotgun sequence sequence TTCTGTTTTCATCGAAAAAACCTATAAGGTTTTTCATAGATTCTTATTCCACACATAGTGTTTGGACCTTACACAGAAATGGTACTTGGCATAGAGAACGATTACACTCATACGCTGCTCCTGATTGCATTACTATATCCATTTTGATCATCGAAGTATTTCGACCAGAGCATTACGCCTCCGTACTTGCCGGATCTCTTGATAACCGGAAGTACCTGATTTATGAGCACATTCGGTGGGATGTATCCACTCCCGGCTGCCCCCGGAGCTGCCGGCAGGCCCATAAATATTTTCCCTGCGTTTATGGTCGTCCACCTGTTCCATGAGCTGATGAGGTTGTTGGTATTGCCCTGACTGTACTGGCAGGGATTGTTGTTGTAGAATTGAACCCAGACGTAGTCGAAGAGTCCCGTGTTAAGAGCGGCTCCCAGGTGCTTGTCCGGGAACGGACACTGGGGAGCCGCCGTCAAGTACACCTTCCTGCCCCGGCTGCTGTACGCAGACAGGAACCGTGCCAGGTCGTCGTAGAACTGCGTGGACCCGAGCTCTATGTCGAAATCAATACCGTCGAGCACTGCATCTCCAAGCGGGCGCGACGAGGGCTGGCCCCCCAGGAAGTTGTTCCAGAGATAGTCCGCCACGCTCCTGGCGTCAGCACTGGAAGCCAGGGAGTAACTCCCGACTCCGCCGCCGATGGACAGGAACACCTTGATGCCCTGCCTCTGGCAGTTCCTTATGCCAGTGCTCACGCCCTTGCAGCCTCCGGCCGACGGGTTGCAGTGGCCGGCCAGGTTGAGACCCGGAGCCCGGCCGTTCCCAAACTGGTTGAGGAACGCAATGTTTACATAGGCATACTTTCCAGTTGCGCAGGTTGCGGTGAGAGTTCCCTCGTTGCCATTCTGGCCCCAGTAGGTGGCAATGCCACCGCCTCGAGCAGTCCCGATCAGGGCAAGGACTACGATGGAATCGAAGAGAAATGAGAACCGAAAATCGGAATTGTATGCCATTTTCATTCTGCTGGTTCATACTGATCTCAGACTTCCGGAGCAATATATAGGAGGGAAAAATCATACTGTTGGTTCGTACCGAAAATAATACCGTTGGTTCTTCGCCGTTTGGTCAAGATCGACGCCTCGATTCGAAGTCTAGTCGTTTAAAGAGACAAAAGTTGACTGAGGAGAAGACAAATGGTACTGAATGGGATGGAGAAGGATAGTGATATTTTCTACTAAGTGAGTGGCCACAAAAATCTGCATTagtatttcaaattttttctgACCATTTCACGTAGATAATACGGACGCGATCTGAACTAATCCGAGGAAAGGAATCGCAAAATCAGTATCAGAAGGACTTGAGATTGCGTAGCTTCATTTGCATTTTTACTAGAATCCACGGAGGGGGGGGAAGAACTCCATACCAACTCGTGTACGCAGACCAGGTCGGTCAGACACTCGGGAATATCTAGACCAGGTCCCATGTTAGGTGCGTAGATTAGAGGAACCGGGGGCAACTTCGTACATGCCTTGGATTGATCATCAGAAGATTCGTCGCGGTACTGTACTGTGTCCGATACAATAAAGTCATTTCTTATCTTAACGAAGTTGAAAAGTTCACAgtccacatatatattgctatGGGAGTGGCGTTCATTCAATGTTGTAAGGCTGTCAATTTGATACATCTTAGTAGGCAGATGTTAGGCGAAGCTTCAAGTTTTTTAGACAGGCTTTTAACTCGTGACTCGAGAAATCTTAAATCGATATACAGATAAGGAGTTCCAAGATCCACGATAGACAAAACAGCAAACAAAATTTCCGGTCTATCCAATCCAAGCACCTCTGGTCAGGCACAATAATGGCATGGTCCGTAAGCACCTCATACTAATCACATTCTCATCGAGAGGTTAACAAGTTGGACAATGATTGAAGcagagagaaaaagaacatGATAATCTGTCGATTACTGAAGTTCCTGCTTGTAGACAATATGCTTTAACAAGATCCCTAGTGTCCGCTGTGCGAATAAATCACCATAAAAGATGCAAACAAACAACTAAGCAAACTGCTATTAGAGAGGGAGACTAGAAAGTCTTCATCAGCAAGGAAGCTAagcgtaaaaaaaaaaatcttgccaAAGCAAAAGAAGACAGACAGCTGATTCGTTTACGAATATTGCATCAATGGAAATGAGGAGTGCAGACCGTGGTTCTCTCGTCTGAAATCTACACATTGCGCACCTGAATGTTGTGAGTGGACTGGAAACGCCAAATGGGCTGTCTCCCACTCTGCACCAGTGCAACCTCTTCGCCTTCCTTCACCATTCCTTGATTCTGCAATGAATCGATAACCAATCGGCAAATATAAAACCGGAAAAGGACAATGACCAAGAAGGAACTGATGGATGTTGAGATTCCAGACAGCACATGCTCGTGACAAGGAAGGGAGATCTCCTTTGGGTTTTCAAAGATGGAATCGACAAATTTGTCCTAACTTCTGttgatgaaataaatgtgcttgcAGCTAGCAATTTAAATTAAGTACCTGAAGCAAGGTCAGTGCCCTGACAAACGTTTCTTCAGCATCATCAGAGAACTCCATATATATGGGACACACTCCCTGGTACAAGGCCAGTCTCTGCTGTATTCTCTTCCTGCACAAGAATCAAGAACAGGACCATAACTTGCTTCTCCGTGACAATTTAACTACTTAAATCGACAGACCAAGCAATGGTTTTTGGTCCTTGATAGAATAATGTACAAAACGTTGCTTACTCATTTGTGAAGGCAAATATGGTTCCAGAAGGGCGATAATGGCTCAGCAGGATACCCATGAAACCGGTTCTGGTGAAGACAACCGTTGAGATCCCAAGAGTATTGGACATCATGGTGGCATGATATGCGAACATCTCACTCATATGGTTCTGCAAACAACGACCAACTTTATTGCTGTAGTTGGAATTCATTCCAGCGGAAATCACAGGTTACAAACACAAGTCACATTTCATAAGTAATAATGTGGGAAGTGACCTTAAATGCTTGACCAAGGTTAGATGGCATTTCTCCGGGAGCTATGGTTGCTTCAGTTCGCAGTGAAACAGTGTGCATAACTTTCACAGCTTTCAAGGGAAACCTGCATGCAAACAAAAGTTTCTTACATTAGATCATCAGAGAATATGGGACTAAACTATTTCTGCTCTTAGCTGATAGAACGTGCCTCTGTTTAtttaaaaacataaatttgCCAGTGATAAGCACTCTTAGGCAAAGCGCTTGAAACATCCCAATTTTCTATTCATTGTTCTATGTGATCCCTTTCCAGATTACTGAACCAAGGACAGGGTCCAAAAGACACAGGTGTACATTCtacatatgatatatatctCAATATTCCAATCAAATCTATGTGATAAAACAAAAACTGTGTCAGAGGCAGTGACCTACTTCCCATGAGCAGTTTCTCCAGAAAGCATAACAGCATCAGCACCCTCTCGTACAGCTATAGCGATGTCTGATACTTCCGCTCTGGTTGGAGTAGGATGGACAATCATGCTCTCCAACATGTTTGTTGCCACAATAACAGCTTTGCCCATGCTACGGCATGTCCTGATTATCTCTTCCTACATTTGAAACAAGAAGTGATCTTAGTGCAAAAATGCAATTTAACGTATAAAACAAAGTCATCATAACATGACATTCTTTCAGCTTTCCTAGGAACAGCTAAAGTACCTGCAGAAGGGGAACCTCTTCAATGGGAAGCTCAGCACCAAGATCTCCTCTGGCAACCATTGCCTGTTACAAAAATATGCGTCATCTTCTGGGTAAGGAAACATAAATTTGAGTATAAACATGATACTGTCCAACGTTGAGGCTCTCACCCCATCAGATGCTGTGATAATTGAGTGCAAATTTGGTATGGAGTCAGCACTTTCAATCTTTACGATAACATGTATATCTGCACCACAGCCTGCGAATGAAAGGTAACAGGTCAGAACGAAAAAGGTTTGGAGCGGATGCGTTCTTGCTTCTCAATACAACAGAAATGTTTAAAGTTACTTTGCAGATAATTCTTCAACTCGTGAACTACTTGAGCATCTTTAACAAAGGAAACAGCGTAAAAATCAACTTTGTTCTCCACTCCAAATTTGATGTCATCCCAGTCCTTCTCTGCAAGGAACAACACAAACCATATTTGCTAAGTAATAATATCCATCCAAGAAATGAATGGTCTATTTTATGCAGCATATGGAGCATATAAACCGGGACTCAAATTCCCACCTGTAATTGAAGGTAGAGTAGCACTTTTTCCTCTTACATTCAAATGTCTCCTAGACTTGAGCTCTCCTCCATCAACAACTTCACATTTTACTGAATCTTCAGTCTTTGACCTCACCACAAACGACATCATACCACCTACACCATGATCATGCGTAAGAATACACATCACTCATACATGTAAAGACCCATTCTTaatgagagagagacagagacgtGAATCTCCTTTTGTCAAGGATTCAGGCACAAAACGTTCTCCTTTAAGATGGACAAACTGTTGTAGTAATAACTAAGGAAGTCCATGTGAAGCAGTGAAGATGAAAGGATAATCCTCTAGATATCTCTTTAAGCAGCAATAAAGAATTTTAGAGcattaaaggaaaaagaaggcATGAACATTAAAAACTGATGGAACTATTTAATCAGTTGACAAGGAaaagtaaaagataaattGAATGCAAAAGCTGAATCTGTAGATTACAAAGCAGGCATGAATATTAGAAACCGATGGAACTATTTAATCATTTGACAAGGAGAAGTAAAAGACAAATTGAATGCAAAAGCTGAATCTGTAGAGTACCATCAACAAGAAGCATGTCACCCACTTCTACATCATTAACAAAGTCATCGTAGTTGACACTGACGCAATCTGCTGTCCCCACCCCTCTTCGAATTGTGAAAGTGAATTCCTGTCCAGGGACCAATGTAATTGGTTGTGGCAAGTCTCCACTCCTAACCTCAGGACCCTGAATTAATAAAACAGAGATGTTGATTGGTGAGATTGCTAAGTAAAGATTTTCACGTTAACTTGATATAATATAAACTGCGTTCAGAACAATTTAGTTCCTCCACTCAAAGCAGATTCATTACTTGTGATTTACCTATGGTCACCAAGAAATCCTATGAATGAAAGTATTAATACCACATTTAAATAGTTCCACGGAATAAAGGCCCAAGGAACTTCCCGATACTGTGGGTATAATGTTTCCTCGGCGATCTTATCATCAATTGTCAATGACATACATCAATTTGGCAACGCATCATTGTTAGTAGCCTTTTAAAAgatcaattatatatagagtAAATCTACAAGATTGAATCTTTTCAAACTACCTTGTTCTatcagaaaattgaaaatgtatGGCTCACCTTTGTATCGAGCATAATTGCAATCACATTGTCCTTGGATTGAGCATTGTATTCTTTGACCAAATCAATGACTTTCTGGTGAGAAGAATGGTCTCCATGAGACATATTCATCCGAGCGACGTTCATGCCGGCTTCGGCTAGCTTCCATATCATTTCCTTTGTGTTAGTGGAAGGACCAATCGTGCAGACAATCTTAGTCTTGCGTCCAACTGTTGGCTTGGACCACATAGCCACCGATGCATCACCGAGCTGCTGCATTCCCTGCATATAAATATCTCCCACCTCTTAAGCAAACACTGCAGAAAACCTTTAAGCAACTCCTGAAATACGTAACCGTAATAGGTTCTTATGTTAAAGTATCCTGATTGAATCATCATATCTATGGTTGAACACTCTATCAGATCCTATAAAACTCAAAAGAGCAGTTTTCAGGAACCGAACACGCTATATGGCGAAAGCGACGCCTTAAGCTTACTCAAGCTAAACAATCAACTGCAAACACATATCAAGACGAGACCATATAACGAGGCTTTTGTTACAGATTCTCCGCTACGATTTCGAAATTATAATAAAGTAGCAAACTTCATTGCCAGAGTTGTAGTATATATCACCCCagctcctcctctctctcgaACCTTAGAACACGTAGTGGTAAGCTTCATTGAAAGCCCATAAAAAgatcctctttttttttcttttttctttttactggGCACCCTCATCATGAATTTGACAGTAGTAAGCACATTTCCATGTGAAACGATCAGAAAAGTCAAAATGCAGCAACAGATATCTACGAGAAGAACTCTCGATATCACCACGAACCTCGGGAACATCCTCGGGCGAGACCGGGACAATCTTCGGTTCGGCTTGCAGGGTCCTCCTCGCGGTGATCCGGGAGGCCCGGAAAGCGGCTCCCTCGGTCCACCTCTCGTCGCGGGGGAGCACCCTGGCAGCGAAGCTCGGGGGCCTGAGCTTATCGGCCCGCTCATGCAGGGATCCGGAGCTGGGGCTGAGCAGCGAGGCGTGGACCGATCTGGTGGCGACTACCTGCGACATTGCCGGGAGGAGCTTCGGGGAATGCGATCTGCTGAGGGTTGTTGggagggaggaagaagaggttCTTCGGAGGCAACGAAGAGGAAAGTGAAGAGCTTTGTTGTTAGAAATGGCGGAGGCTTTGTTTGGAGATATCGCCGCGGTTTGGCGGCAGGCAGGGAGAAGAAAGGTTTCGCAGGCAACAGTGAGCTGAAGCTTAGTTTTTATCGAAGGACAAATttagtaaattttttaaaaaataataacaaatattaatttaaaattattatatttatatttttattaaatttatgtatTCCGTTTTCTCTCCGACCGGTTGTGCGCTAAAGTTTAATTAATGTTGGTGGATTTTAGCCATGAATAAATAGCAACGTGTTATTGTCCGAATTAGTTGATATCAATGCGCAGCGCAATAACTTTTCCGTCTATTTTAATAATGCGTTTGGTTCGTAAGTCAGATTTGGGGCCgcttggattcagagttaaaagttactttgattttgattgtggaaaaggacaaatgagatgtaattataaatttgacttgggaaatgtgtatttttgttgtgtagtgtattgagttaaagttaaaatcaaatttcttgcaatccaaacggggcctaattttaactttactttaactctacttataacaaaacaaaataactcattcaaaattaaaataatgaacCTTGTATATAAACATTTATAATGCTCTATTATAATACAATTGACTTtgcttttttaaaatcaaaatccagTTAAAATTTAACTCACTAATCAAACTAATTATAAGTGTTGCGGTCATGTACTACTTgtcagcttttatatattataattgaaattaatgattttcGTCCATTCCATTGCCAGAACTCGACCGAGAAATC is a genomic window containing:
- the LOC116203963 gene encoding hevamine-A-like, which encodes MKMAYNSDFRFSFLFDSIVVLALIGTARGGGIATYWGQNGNEGTLTATCATGKYAYVNIAFLNQFGNGRAPGLNLAGHCNPSAGGCKGVSTGIRNCQRQGIKVFLSIGGGVGSYSLASSADARSVADYLWNNFLGGQPSSRPLGDAVLDGIDFDIELGSTQFYDDLARFLSAYSSRGRKVYLTAAPQCPFPDKHLGAALNTGLFDYVWVQFYNNNPCQYSQGNTNNLISSWNRWTTINAGKIFMGLPAAPGAAGSGYIPPNVLINQVLPVIKRSGKYGGVMLWSKYFDDQNGYSNAIRSSV
- the LOC116203961 gene encoding plastidial pyruvate kinase 2; its protein translation is MSQVVATRSVHASLLSPSSGSLHERADKLRPPSFAARVLPRDERWTEGAAFRASRITARRTLQAEPKIVPVSPEDVPEGMQQLGDASVAMWSKPTVGRKTKIVCTIGPSTNTKEMIWKLAEAGMNVARMNMSHGDHSSHQKVIDLVKEYNAQSKDNVIAIMLDTKGPEVRSGDLPQPITLVPGQEFTFTIRRGVGTADCVSVNYDDFVNDVEVGDMLLVDGGMMSFVVRSKTEDSVKCEVVDGGELKSRRHLNVRGKSATLPSITEKDWDDIKFGVENKVDFYAVSFVKDAQVVHELKNYLQSCGADIHVIVKIESADSIPNLHSIITASDGAMVARGDLGAELPIEEVPLLQEEIIRTCRSMGKAVIVATNMLESMIVHPTPTRAEVSDIAIAVREGADAVMLSGETAHGKFPLKAVKVMHTVSLRTEATIAPGEMPSNLGQAFKNHMSEMFAYHATMMSNTLGISTVVFTRTGFMGILLSHYRPSGTIFAFTNEKRIQQRLALYQGVCPIYMEFSDDAEETFVRALTLLQNQGMVKEGEEVALVQSGRQPIWRFQSTHNIQVRNV